From Enhydrobacter sp., the proteins below share one genomic window:
- a CDS encoding FAD-binding oxidoreductase, giving the protein MPAARRIVICGGGAIGAAVAYFLGRRGATPVVVERHEVGGAASGKSGGFLALDWCRGTALDRLARRSFALHAELAETLGNPWGHRRLDTFAGHAIEGDDVSGPGARPWLSGAVTLQGRIGGRETTAIVEPRAFTQGLMQAAQRHGAELTQGTVAGLRRDASGAARGIVLADGGTVEGDAVVIALGPWSILAARWLPLPLVFGLKGHSLIFRTGDAVPAEALFLEYTEASGEVLTPELFARADGTVWACAVSSTASLPVDPAAVGPDPGAHGRLERLCRAVSPALAAAPIVARQACYRPVTEDGLPLIGAVPGTPGAYVATGHSVWGMLNAPATGEAMAGLILDGASPRVDLAPFAPGRLRPQALP; this is encoded by the coding sequence ATGCCAGCGGCGCGGCGCATCGTGATCTGCGGCGGCGGCGCGATCGGCGCGGCCGTCGCCTACTTTCTCGGCCGGCGCGGCGCGACGCCGGTCGTGGTCGAGCGCCACGAGGTGGGCGGCGCGGCGTCGGGCAAATCGGGCGGCTTCCTCGCCCTCGACTGGTGCCGCGGCACGGCGCTCGACCGGCTGGCGCGGCGCAGCTTCGCCCTGCACGCCGAGCTCGCCGAAACGCTCGGCAACCCGTGGGGCCATCGCCGCCTCGACACCTTCGCCGGCCACGCCATCGAGGGCGACGACGTTTCCGGCCCCGGTGCGCGGCCCTGGCTCTCCGGCGCGGTAACCCTGCAGGGCCGGATCGGCGGCCGCGAGACGACGGCGATCGTCGAGCCGCGCGCCTTCACGCAGGGATTGATGCAGGCCGCGCAACGGCACGGCGCCGAACTGACGCAGGGCACGGTCGCCGGGCTGCGGCGCGACGCCTCGGGTGCGGCGCGCGGAATCGTGCTGGCGGACGGCGGGACCGTCGAGGGCGACGCCGTCGTGATCGCGCTCGGCCCATGGTCGATCCTGGCGGCGCGCTGGCTGCCGCTGCCGCTGGTGTTCGGCCTCAAGGGCCACAGCCTGATCTTCCGCACCGGCGATGCGGTGCCGGCCGAGGCGCTGTTCCTCGAGTACACCGAGGCGAGCGGTGAGGTGCTGACGCCCGAGCTGTTCGCGCGCGCCGACGGCACGGTGTGGGCCTGCGCCGTGTCGAGCACGGCGTCGCTGCCGGTCGATCCCGCCGCGGTCGGCCCCGACCCGGGCGCGCACGGACGACTCGAGCGGCTCTGCCGCGCCGTCTCGCCCGCGCTCGCCGCCGCCCCCATCGTCGCGCGCCAGGCCTGCTACCGTCCCGTCACCGAGGACGGCCTGCCGCTGATCGGCGCGGTGCCGGGCACGCCGGGCGCCTATGTCGCGACCGGCCACAGCGTCTGGGGCATGCTCAACGCGCCGGCGACCGGCGAGGCGATGGCCGGCCTGATTCTCGACGGCGCCTCGCCGCGGGTCGATCTCGCGCCCTTCGCGCCGGGCCGGCTGCGGCCTCAGGCCTTGCCGTAG
- a CDS encoding N-acetylmuramoyl-L-alanine amidase — MRRRDLLALALILGATPAWAAPKVRPKSFGKPAPKPAPKPRPRLIAIDPGHGGRDPGAIGGRGTREKTVALQVARLLQAELQAKGRYRVLLTRSTDIYLPLRARVARAQNARADLFLSLHADAHPNPEVRGASIYTLSNSASDREAEALAAKENRDEGRAMMSDTVTRTLVAMEQRGTVNDSRRMARTIVTTFGRSGVRLLARAPHREAGFAVLTASDVPACLVELGYLSNRHDEKLLTVRQHQLALARALRAAVDAHFAPVDTRRTA; from the coding sequence ATGCGGCGTCGTGACCTCCTCGCGCTTGCCCTGATCCTCGGGGCCACGCCGGCCTGGGCAGCACCCAAGGTCCGGCCCAAGTCGTTCGGCAAGCCGGCTCCCAAACCGGCACCCAAGCCGCGACCACGGCTGATCGCCATCGATCCCGGCCATGGCGGCCGCGATCCCGGCGCCATCGGCGGACGCGGCACCCGGGAAAAGACCGTGGCGCTGCAGGTCGCCCGGCTGCTGCAGGCCGAGTTGCAGGCCAAAGGCCGCTACCGTGTGCTGCTGACACGCAGCACCGACATCTATCTGCCGCTGCGCGCGCGCGTGGCGCGGGCCCAGAACGCGCGCGCCGACCTCTTCCTGTCGCTGCATGCCGACGCCCATCCCAATCCCGAGGTGCGCGGCGCCTCGATCTATACGCTGTCCAACTCCGCCTCCGACCGCGAGGCCGAGGCGCTCGCCGCCAAGGAGAACCGCGACGAGGGCCGGGCGATGATGTCGGACACGGTGACGCGCACCCTGGTGGCGATGGAGCAGCGCGGCACGGTGAACGATTCGCGGCGCATGGCGCGCACCATCGTCACCACCTTCGGCCGCTCGGGCGTGCGGCTGCTGGCGCGCGCGCCGCATCGCGAGGCGGGCTTCGCCGTACTCACCGCGTCCGACGTGCCGGCCTGCCTGGTCGAGCTCGGCTACCTTTCCAACCGCCACGACGAGAAGCTGCTCACCGTGCGCCAGCATCAGCTCGCGCTGGCACGCGCGCTGCGCGCCGCCGTCGATGCGCATTTCGCGCCGGTCGACACGAGGCGGACAGCGTAA
- a CDS encoding branched-chain amino acid ABC transporter permease LivH (LivHMGF is the membrane component of the LIV-I/LS branched-chain amino acid transporter), producing the protein MAYFTQQLINAITLGAIYGLIAIGYTMVYGIIGMINFAHGEIFMIGAFISLIGFMICGLLGISSVPVAILLVLLMAMAFTAVYGWGVERAAYRPLRGSFRLAPLISAIGVSIVLQNYVQLTQGARPKPGGQIVSGGFSLFSADGFDVRVSWLQIVIVVVTVALMAGFTWIIARTRLGRQQRACEQDMKMAALLGVNVDRTISLTFVMGAALAAVAGMLFLMYYGVIDFFIGFLAGIKAFTAAVLGGIGSLPGAMLGGLLIGLIEVFWAAYFSSEYKDVAAFSILVLVLIFRPTGLLGKPEIEKV; encoded by the coding sequence ATGGCGTACTTCACGCAGCAATTGATCAACGCCATCACGCTCGGCGCCATCTACGGCCTGATCGCCATCGGCTACACGATGGTGTACGGCATCATCGGCATGATCAATTTCGCCCATGGCGAAATCTTCATGATCGGCGCCTTCATCTCCCTGATCGGCTTCATGATTTGCGGCCTGCTCGGGATTTCCTCGGTACCCGTGGCCATCCTGCTGGTGCTGCTGATGGCGATGGCCTTCACGGCGGTCTACGGCTGGGGAGTCGAACGGGCGGCCTACCGGCCCCTGCGGGGCTCGTTCCGGCTGGCGCCGCTGATTTCCGCGATCGGCGTCTCCATCGTGCTGCAGAACTACGTGCAACTGACCCAGGGGGCGCGACCCAAGCCGGGCGGACAGATCGTTTCCGGCGGCTTCAGCCTGTTCAGCGCCGACGGCTTCGACGTGCGCGTGAGCTGGCTGCAGATCGTCATCGTCGTCGTGACGGTTGCGCTGATGGCGGGGTTCACGTGGATCATCGCCAGGACGCGGCTCGGCCGCCAGCAACGTGCCTGCGAGCAGGACATGAAGATGGCGGCGCTGCTGGGCGTGAACGTCGACCGCACCATATCGCTCACCTTCGTCATGGGCGCGGCCCTCGCCGCCGTCGCCGGCATGCTGTTCCTCATGTATTACGGCGTCATCGACTTCTTCATCGGCTTCCTTGCCGGCATCAAGGCCTTCACGGCGGCGGTGCTGGGCGGCATCGGCTCGCTTCCCGGCGCCATGCTCGGCGGCCTGCTGATCGGCCTGATCGAGGTCTTCTGGGCGGCCTACTTCTCGAGCGAGTACAAGGATGTCGCGGCTTTCTCCATCCTGGTCCTGGTGCTGATCTTCCGTCCCACCGGCCTGCTCGGCAAACCGGAGATCGAGAAGGTCTGA
- a CDS encoding M20 family metallopeptidase, translated as MDTEQLRRFVGAFWDDAILPSITDYIRIPNKSPAFDPQWAEHGYMDDAVGLMEGWARGQLEGFPGATLEVVRLPGRTPLIFIEVPGDGEGEGAGNADDTVLLYGHLDKQPEMKGWAEDLGPWKPVLKGDRLYGRGGADDGYAIYGCLAALLALREQKVPRARCVVLIEACEESGSYDLPHYVDHLKARIGNPSLVVCLDSGCGDWDRLWLTTSLRGIASGTLQVRVLTEGVHSGDASGIVPSSFRLLRALLSRIEDEASGEIRLADLYVQIPPQRIAQARDAAKVLGSSVHDRFPFAGTTKPMASELADLVLNRTWRPQLAIVGMDGYPAPGDAGNVLLPYSTARLSLRVPPTLDADAAEQALKRALEADPPYGAEVTFEAQGGQSGWHAPPLAPWLEGAVTQASQEAFGQPAAYMGEGGSIPFMGMLGEKFPDTQFVITGVLGPHANAHGPNEFLHIPTGKRVTMAVARLIAAHRARDDVQLEVGMNT; from the coding sequence ATGGACACCGAACAACTCAGGCGCTTCGTCGGCGCCTTCTGGGACGACGCCATCCTGCCGTCGATCACCGACTACATCCGCATCCCCAACAAGTCGCCCGCCTTCGACCCGCAATGGGCCGAGCACGGCTACATGGACGACGCCGTCGGGCTCATGGAGGGCTGGGCCCGCGGTCAGCTCGAGGGCTTCCCCGGTGCCACGCTCGAGGTGGTCCGCCTGCCCGGCCGCACGCCGCTGATCTTCATCGAGGTGCCGGGCGACGGCGAGGGCGAGGGCGCGGGAAACGCCGACGACACCGTGCTGCTCTACGGCCATCTCGACAAGCAGCCCGAGATGAAGGGCTGGGCCGAGGATCTCGGGCCGTGGAAGCCGGTGCTGAAGGGCGACAGGCTCTACGGCCGCGGCGGCGCCGACGACGGCTACGCGATCTACGGCTGCCTCGCCGCGCTGCTGGCCCTGCGCGAGCAGAAGGTGCCACGCGCCCGCTGCGTCGTTCTGATCGAGGCCTGCGAGGAATCGGGCAGCTACGACCTGCCGCACTATGTCGATCACCTGAAGGCGCGCATCGGCAACCCCTCGCTCGTCGTCTGCCTCGATTCGGGCTGCGGCGACTGGGACCGCCTGTGGCTCACCACGTCGCTGCGCGGCATCGCCTCGGGCACGCTGCAGGTGCGCGTGCTGACCGAAGGCGTCCATTCGGGCGACGCCTCGGGCATCGTGCCCTCCTCCTTCCGTCTCCTGCGCGCGCTCCTCTCGCGCATCGAGGACGAGGCGAGCGGCGAGATCAGGCTGGCCGACCTCTACGTGCAGATCCCGCCGCAGCGCATCGCCCAGGCGAGGGACGCGGCGAAGGTGCTGGGCAGCTCGGTCCACGATCGCTTCCCCTTCGCCGGCACGACGAAGCCGATGGCGAGCGAGCTCGCCGACCTGGTGCTGAACCGCACCTGGCGGCCGCAGCTCGCGATCGTCGGCATGGACGGCTATCCGGCGCCGGGCGACGCCGGCAACGTGCTGCTGCCCTATTCCACCGCCAGGCTCAGCCTGCGCGTGCCGCCGACGCTCGACGCCGACGCCGCCGAGCAGGCGCTGAAGCGCGCGCTCGAAGCCGATCCGCCTTATGGCGCGGAGGTCACGTTCGAGGCGCAGGGCGGACAGAGCGGCTGGCACGCCCCGCCGCTCGCGCCGTGGCTGGAGGGGGCCGTGACGCAGGCCTCGCAGGAGGCGTTCGGCCAGCCCGCCGCCTACATGGGCGAAGGCGGCTCGATCCCCTTCATGGGCATGCTGGGCGAGAAGTTCCCCGACACGCAGTTCGTCATCACCGGCGTGCTTGGCCCGCACGCCAACGCCCACGGCCCCAACGAATTCCTGCACATCCCGACCGGCAAGCGCGTCACCATGGCGGTCGCCCGCCTGATCGCCGCCCATCGCGCGCGCGACGACGTGCAGCTGGAGGTGGGCATGAACACTTGA
- the yghU gene encoding glutathione-dependent disulfide-bond oxidoreductase, whose product MSTDYVPPKVWTWSKENGGRFASINRPIAGATRDKELPVGKHPFQLYSLGTPNGQKVTVMFEELLALGHAGAEYDAWPIRIGEGEQFGSGFVAINPNSKIPALLDRSGPKPVRVFESGAILMHLAEKFGAFLPRVGDPLRAECLSWLFWQMGSAPYLGGGFGHFYAYAPTKIEYAIDRFAMETKRQLDVLDRRLAESRFLGGDDYTIADIAVWPWYGGLAKGLLYGAGEFLAVQDYKHVQRWADEIGARPAVKRGRIVNRLQGDPKAQLRERHDASDFELRTQDKLEPSKAAS is encoded by the coding sequence ATGAGCACAGACTACGTACCGCCCAAGGTCTGGACCTGGAGCAAGGAGAACGGCGGCCGCTTCGCCAGCATCAACCGGCCGATTGCCGGAGCGACCCGCGACAAGGAGCTGCCGGTCGGCAAGCACCCGTTCCAGCTCTATTCGCTGGGCACGCCGAACGGCCAGAAGGTCACCGTCATGTTCGAGGAGCTGCTGGCGCTCGGCCACGCCGGCGCCGAGTACGACGCCTGGCCGATCCGGATCGGCGAGGGCGAGCAGTTCGGCTCGGGCTTCGTCGCCATCAACCCCAACTCCAAGATCCCGGCGCTGCTCGACCGCAGCGGGCCGAAGCCGGTGCGGGTCTTCGAATCGGGGGCGATCCTGATGCATCTCGCCGAGAAGTTCGGCGCCTTCCTGCCCAGGGTCGGCGACCCGCTGCGCGCCGAGTGCCTGTCCTGGCTGTTCTGGCAGATGGGCAGCGCGCCCTATCTCGGCGGCGGCTTCGGCCACTTCTACGCCTACGCGCCGACCAAGATCGAATACGCCATCGACCGCTTCGCCATGGAGACCAAGCGCCAGCTCGACGTGCTCGACCGGCGGCTGGCCGAGAGCCGGTTCCTCGGCGGCGACGACTACACGATCGCCGACATCGCGGTGTGGCCGTGGTACGGCGGGCTCGCCAAGGGCCTGCTCTACGGCGCCGGCGAGTTCCTCGCGGTGCAGGACTACAAGCACGTCCAGCGCTGGGCCGACGAGATCGGCGCGCGGCCGGCGGTGAAGCGCGGCCGCATCGTCAACCGCCTGCAGGGCGATCCCAAGGCGCAGCTGCGCGAACGACACGACGCCAGCGACTTCGAGCTGCGCACCCAGGACAAGCTCGAGCCCAGCAAGGCCGCGAGCTGA
- a CDS encoding FAD-dependent oxidoreductase: protein MIVIGAGPAGLSAATALARAGLRCLALDKLAPGGALINLGELHDTAEAGTGADVAARLTDEAMSAGAEIGFGEVSGISGNGPWTIETTDGEHHVAKAIVVATGLNKGRLGLPEEESFEGRGLSHCAACDGPLYAGQPVIVAGREGWAAQEARELEAVAGRVTVLDPASDRIVALEGDDGLQSVVVESGGARKSIPARAVFVYVGQSPAAEFLPDSLARDASGHIVVDETGRASSPTAFAAGDVRAGSRSMLVEALADGRRAAEAIVAALKRD from the coding sequence GTGATCGTGATCGGCGCCGGGCCGGCCGGACTTTCCGCCGCGACCGCGCTCGCGCGCGCCGGCCTCAGGTGCCTTGCCCTCGACAAGCTCGCGCCGGGCGGTGCCCTGATCAATCTGGGCGAACTGCACGACACCGCCGAGGCCGGCACCGGTGCCGACGTCGCCGCACGCCTCACCGACGAAGCCATGTCGGCAGGCGCCGAAATCGGCTTCGGCGAAGTGTCGGGTATTTCGGGGAACGGCCCGTGGACGATCGAGACGACCGACGGCGAGCACCACGTCGCGAAGGCGATCGTCGTGGCCACCGGTCTCAACAAGGGTCGCCTCGGCCTCCCCGAGGAAGAGTCCTTCGAGGGTCGCGGCCTGTCGCATTGCGCGGCCTGCGATGGCCCGCTCTATGCCGGTCAGCCGGTGATCGTCGCCGGCCGGGAGGGCTGGGCCGCCCAGGAAGCCCGCGAGCTCGAGGCGGTCGCCGGACGGGTGACGGTGCTCGACCCCGCCAGCGACCGGATCGTCGCGCTGGAGGGGGACGACGGGCTTCAGTCCGTGGTCGTCGAATCGGGCGGCGCGCGAAAGTCCATTCCGGCGCGCGCGGTGTTCGTCTATGTCGGCCAGAGCCCCGCTGCGGAATTCCTGCCGGATTCGCTTGCGCGCGACGCCTCAGGGCATATCGTTGTCGATGAAACGGGCCGCGCCTCCTCACCCACCGCGTTTGCCGCGGGCGACGTGAGAGCCGGGTCGCGGTCGATGCTGGTCGAGGCCCTGGCCGACGGCCGGCGTGCCGCCGAGGCGATCGTCGCGGCGTTGAAGAGAGACTGA
- a CDS encoding serine hydrolase: MAALAAPAIAARAQQGEAPAAVKRTVERFARLPSASCLVVSERAGGGWRTEHDARSRRFVGSAVKTFILAQFLRDVEAGRLSEDRPVAIDDGVRSLSSPVFLGLAGTTPARSVLEAMIAHSDNTATDAAMALVGVDRIRGLIKEAGLAETQIVDSTRRLFSYLAGAADGVDVGWDGMQKIAAGDQFGPPRAAVNDRQTMMSTAEELVRWYRLALRGEFFGKPETLREFKRIQATATALSQVVPGDVVSYGKGGSIDWNGFHAVSLPGQMIVDGAPTTFCFTINWTGEDGTVAPTFAEYREAVAAILAEVAR, encoded by the coding sequence GTGGCGGCGCTGGCCGCGCCGGCCATCGCGGCGCGGGCCCAGCAAGGTGAAGCTCCCGCGGCGGTGAAGCGCACGGTCGAGCGGTTCGCGAGATTGCCCTCCGCCAGTTGCCTCGTCGTCAGCGAGCGGGCGGGCGGAGGGTGGCGGACCGAGCACGACGCCCGGTCTCGCCGATTCGTCGGCAGCGCGGTGAAGACCTTCATCCTCGCCCAGTTCCTGCGCGATGTGGAAGCGGGGCGTCTGAGCGAGGATCGACCGGTCGCGATCGACGATGGCGTGCGCTCGCTGAGCAGTCCGGTGTTTCTCGGGTTGGCCGGGACGACGCCGGCTCGAAGTGTCCTGGAAGCGATGATCGCCCATAGCGACAACACCGCCACCGATGCGGCGATGGCGCTCGTCGGCGTCGATCGGATTCGCGGGCTGATCAAGGAAGCCGGGCTTGCGGAAACACAGATAGTCGACTCGACTCGCCGACTCTTTTCGTACCTGGCGGGCGCCGCGGACGGCGTCGACGTCGGTTGGGACGGCATGCAGAAGATCGCGGCCGGCGACCAGTTCGGCCCGCCCCGCGCCGCCGTGAACGACAGGCAAACGATGATGAGCACGGCCGAAGAGCTGGTTCGATGGTACCGCCTGGCCTTGCGCGGCGAGTTCTTCGGGAAACCGGAGACCCTGCGCGAGTTCAAGCGCATCCAGGCGACGGCCACTGCCTTGTCCCAGGTCGTTCCCGGCGATGTCGTTTCCTACGGCAAAGGCGGCAGCATCGATTGGAACGGCTTCCATGCCGTCAGCCTTCCCGGGCAGATGATCGTCGACGGCGCGCCGACGACGTTCTGCTTCACCATCAATTGGACGGGCGAGGACGGCACGGTCGCTCCGACATTCGCCGAGTACAGGGAAGCGGTTGCCGCGATCCTGGCCGAGGTGGCCCGGTAG
- a CDS encoding SDR family NAD(P)-dependent oxidoreductase, with product MTNLKGAHVVVTGGTGALGVAVVKALVGAGAHCHIPAIETAVPADRFPGDGVSVTTGVDLSSEEAVSAFYDKLPPLAAAVNIAGGFAWAPIADSPARVFQAQMAMNFLSCVLSCRAAVANFRKAGQGGRLVNIAARPALDPRQGANMTAYTASKAAVAAFTVALAEELKREDIVAIALAPSTIDTPTNRADMPKADHASWVKPAAIAELIVAHVALADPINSGALIPVYGKA from the coding sequence ATGACGAACCTGAAGGGCGCGCACGTCGTCGTCACCGGCGGCACCGGCGCGCTGGGTGTCGCCGTGGTGAAGGCGCTGGTCGGGGCGGGCGCGCACTGCCACATCCCGGCGATCGAGACCGCCGTGCCGGCCGATCGCTTTCCCGGCGATGGCGTGTCGGTGACGACCGGCGTCGATCTGTCGAGCGAGGAGGCGGTGTCGGCGTTCTACGACAAGCTGCCGCCGCTCGCCGCGGCGGTGAACATCGCCGGCGGCTTCGCCTGGGCGCCGATCGCCGACAGCCCGGCCAGGGTCTTCCAGGCGCAGATGGCGATGAACTTCCTGTCGTGCGTGCTGAGCTGCCGTGCCGCGGTGGCGAACTTCCGCAAGGCGGGGCAGGGCGGGCGCCTCGTCAACATCGCGGCCAGGCCGGCGCTCGATCCGCGGCAGGGCGCCAACATGACGGCCTATACCGCGTCGAAGGCGGCGGTCGCGGCCTTCACCGTGGCGCTCGCCGAGGAACTGAAGCGCGAGGACATCGTGGCGATCGCGCTGGCACCCTCGACCATCGACACGCCGACCAACCGCGCCGACATGCCGAAGGCCGATCACGCCTCGTGGGTGAAGCCCGCCGCGATCGCCGAGCTGATCGTGGCCCATGTCGCCCTCGCCGACCCGATCAACTCGGGCGCGCTGATCCCGGTCTACGGCAAGGCCTGA
- a CDS encoding Rne/Rng family ribonuclease, with amino-acid sequence MARRMLIDASHPEETRVVVIDGTKLTDFDYEMASRKPLKGNIYLAKVIRIEPSLQAAFVEYGGNRHGFLAFSEIHPDYFQIPVADREKLLAEQQRLAEDDSEPAPSRHRIDRSDIEDVREEYREAAETSADRGADSAPVDLAASDEALPMSPPSEAPVPEAPVPEAVPEAQPEPQEEARAEPAIEAAPVVEAAPEPPPVAETAHEPPRDPLAEPAPAAQAAEIPAERLDGPALEGSTDAVPADPAEAPQPEVPQTVETLGGDDSGEERERRERRRRYPSVRQYKIQEVIKRRQILLVQVVKEERGNKGAALTTYLSLAGRYCVLMPNAGRGGGISRKISNPADRKRMKEMLAELEVPQGMGVILRTAGLERSKIDIKRDYEYLSRLWDSIRELTMRSTAPALIYEEGDLIKRSLRDVYDTDIAEVLVEGETGFDAASEFMRQLVPHQADKVRPYKEPIPLFHRYQVESQFDAMHSPVVQLRSGGYIVINPTEALVAIDVNSGRATKERNIEETALRTNVEAAEEIARQVRLRDLAGLIVIDFIDMEENRHQRQVEHRVKDAMRHDRARIQIGRISAFGLLEMSRQRLRPSLLEHSTEICPHCAGTGRVRSIESAALHAMRAIEEEGVRRRASEIVVSVPPNVALYLLNHKRHALSEIEKRYGFTVIVEADEELHAADCEIERVRGRRDSERPAQETARASYDHAQGEAAAETAEASDDGDAPSADGEHERDGHERDGHGEEEGDGRGRGRRRRRRRRPRRDGEERGATEGDGANGHAPDDDRPGRRDRRRDSGEAPADGEEQAPAYATEENPPEHGEREADAGDAADGDRRRRRGRRGGRRRRRENGETGGWEHDGSPEATGSPEATGSPEPTAPAIPLDGEAPVARRHEEYGDEAREPIAAEPPAPPPVIAVAPQPAMAEAPSEPAPPPPPPPPSVVVPTISADAPPEKPKRGWWRR; translated from the coding sequence ATGGCACGCCGCATGTTGATCGACGCCAGCCACCCGGAAGAAACCCGCGTGGTGGTGATCGACGGAACCAAGCTGACCGATTTCGACTACGAGATGGCCAGCCGCAAGCCCCTCAAGGGCAACATCTACCTGGCCAAGGTGATCCGCATCGAGCCGTCACTGCAGGCGGCCTTCGTCGAGTACGGCGGCAACCGCCACGGCTTCCTGGCCTTCTCGGAAATCCATCCCGACTACTTCCAGATCCCCGTCGCCGACCGCGAGAAGCTGCTGGCCGAGCAGCAGCGCCTGGCCGAGGACGACTCCGAGCCGGCGCCGTCGCGCCACCGGATCGACCGCAGCGACATAGAAGACGTGCGCGAGGAATATCGCGAAGCCGCCGAAACGAGTGCGGATAGGGGCGCCGATTCGGCTCCCGTCGACCTCGCGGCGTCCGACGAGGCGCTGCCGATGTCGCCGCCCTCCGAGGCGCCCGTCCCCGAGGCTCCCGTCCCCGAGGCCGTCCCCGAGGCGCAGCCCGAGCCGCAGGAAGAGGCGCGCGCCGAACCTGCCATCGAGGCCGCGCCCGTCGTCGAAGCCGCGCCCGAGCCACCGCCAGTCGCCGAGACGGCGCACGAGCCGCCGCGCGATCCGCTGGCCGAGCCCGCCCCCGCCGCACAGGCGGCCGAGATTCCCGCCGAGCGACTCGATGGTCCCGCTCTCGAGGGATCGACCGACGCCGTTCCGGCCGATCCCGCCGAGGCGCCGCAGCCCGAGGTGCCGCAGACCGTCGAGACCCTGGGCGGCGACGATTCGGGCGAGGAGCGCGAGCGCCGCGAACGGCGCCGCCGCTATCCGTCGGTGCGCCAGTACAAGATCCAGGAAGTCATCAAGCGCCGGCAGATCCTGCTGGTGCAGGTCGTCAAGGAGGAGCGCGGCAACAAGGGCGCCGCCCTCACCACCTACCTCTCGCTGGCCGGCCGCTACTGCGTGCTGATGCCCAATGCCGGGCGCGGCGGCGGCATCAGCCGCAAGATCTCCAACCCGGCCGACCGCAAGCGCATGAAGGAGATGCTGGCCGAGCTCGAGGTGCCGCAGGGCATGGGCGTGATCCTGCGCACCGCCGGGCTGGAGCGCAGCAAGATCGACATCAAGCGCGACTACGAATACCTGTCGCGGCTGTGGGATTCGATCCGCGAGCTCACCATGCGTTCGACCGCCCCGGCGCTGATCTACGAGGAGGGCGACCTCATCAAGCGCAGTCTGCGCGACGTCTACGACACCGACATCGCCGAGGTGCTGGTCGAGGGCGAGACGGGGTTCGACGCGGCGTCGGAGTTCATGCGCCAGCTGGTGCCGCACCAGGCCGACAAGGTGCGGCCCTACAAGGAGCCGATCCCCCTCTTCCATCGCTATCAGGTGGAAAGCCAGTTCGACGCCATGCACTCGCCGGTCGTGCAGCTCCGCTCGGGCGGCTACATCGTCATCAATCCGACCGAGGCGCTGGTCGCCATCGACGTCAACTCGGGCCGCGCCACCAAGGAGCGCAACATCGAGGAGACGGCGCTGCGCACCAACGTCGAGGCGGCCGAGGAGATCGCCCGCCAGGTCCGCCTGCGCGACCTCGCCGGCCTGATCGTCATCGACTTCATCGACATGGAGGAGAACCGCCACCAGCGCCAGGTCGAGCACCGGGTCAAGGACGCGATGCGCCACGACCGCGCGCGCATCCAGATCGGCCGCATCTCGGCCTTCGGCCTGCTCGAGATGTCGCGCCAGCGGCTGCGGCCCTCGCTGCTCGAGCATTCGACCGAGATCTGCCCGCACTGCGCCGGCACCGGCCGCGTCCGCTCGATCGAATCGGCGGCGCTGCACGCCATGCGCGCCATCGAGGAGGAGGGCGTGCGCCGCCGTGCCAGCGAGATCGTCGTCTCGGTGCCGCCCAACGTCGCGCTCTACCTGCTCAACCACAAGCGCCACGCCCTGTCGGAGATCGAGAAGCGCTACGGCTTCACCGTCATCGTCGAGGCCGACGAGGAGCTGCACGCCGCCGACTGCGAGATCGAGAGGGTGCGCGGCCGCCGCGATTCCGAACGACCGGCGCAGGAAACCGCGCGCGCGAGCTATGACCATGCGCAAGGCGAGGCCGCCGCCGAGACCGCCGAGGCAAGCGACGACGGCGACGCGCCTTCGGCCGACGGCGAGCACGAGCGCGACGGGCACGAGCGCGACGGGCACGGCGAGGAGGAAGGCGACGGACGCGGCCGCGGCCGCCGCCGGCGTCGCCGCCGGCGTCCCCGGCGTGACGGCGAGGAGCGCGGCGCGACGGAGGGCGACGGCGCCAACGGCCACGCGCCGGACGACGATCGCCCCGGACGCCGCGACCGCCGGCGCGATTCCGGCGAGGCACCCGCCGATGGCGAGGAGCAGGCGCCGGCCTACGCCACCGAGGAGAATCCGCCCGAGCATGGCGAGCGCGAGGCCGACGCCGGCGATGCGGCCGACGGCGATCGCCGCCGACGCCGCGGCCGGCGCGGCGGACGCCGCCGGCGCCGCGAGAACGGCGAGACCGGCGGCTGGGAGCACGATGGCTCGCCCGAAGCGACCGGGTCGCCGGAGGCGACCGGGTCGCCCGAACCGACCGCGCCCGCCATCCCGCTCGACGGCGAAGCCCCAGTCGCGCGGCGGCACGAGGAATATGGCGACGAGGCGCGCGAACCGATCGCGGCCGAGCCGCCCGCACCGCCGCCGGTGATCGCGGTTGCACCGCAGCCGGCGATGGCCGAAGCGCCGTCCGAGCCGGCGCCACCGCCGCCGCCTCCGCCGCCGTCGGTCGTGGTCCCGACGATTTCCGCCGACGCGCCGCCGGAGAAGCCCAAGCGCGGCTGGTGGCGGCGCTAG